The Euphorbia lathyris chromosome 2, ddEupLath1.1, whole genome shotgun sequence genome includes a window with the following:
- the LOC136217687 gene encoding uncharacterized protein: MGSDSNSSPASTSTPTASPNGKRSRDPEDEVYIDNLHSHKRYLTEIMASSLNGLTVGEPLSENLMESPARSDSNSMFYARDEMSMQYSPMSEDSDDSRFCETPVTTCSSQPDSLPTSPVSPYRYQRPFGGLSSAPSTSSYTAHGTTVTSVSCSQSRQRGSDSEGRFPSSPSDICHSADLRRAALLRSVQMRTQPSGASTFELPFGSGQEPVSNIEAEERPCSYMKSLVDERDYQIEECSSMSASESEFNDGKSCRALNLNIKDEPGG, encoded by the exons ATGGGTTCGGATTCAAATTCTTCACCGGCATCAACATCCACACCAACTGCATCGCCCAATGGAAAGCGAAGCAGAGATCCTGAAGATGAGGTCTATATCGACAATCTTCATTCTCATAAGCGTTATTTAACTGAG ATAATGGCGTCAAGCTTGAATGGATTAACTGTTGGAGAGCCACTCTCTGAAAATCTTATGGAGTCTCCAGCTAGGTCTGATAGCAATAGCATGTTCTATGCCAG GGATGAAATGTCTATGCAATATTCACCAATGTCAGAAGACTCAGATGACTCTAGATTTTGTGAGACCCCTGTAACTACTTGCTCATCACAACCAGACAGTCTTCCCACGAGTCCAGTTTCTCCGTATAGGTATCAAAGACCATTTGGCGGGTTATCTTCTGCTCCTTCTACTAGTTCATATACAGCTCATGGAACCACTGTTACTAGCGTTTCTTGCTCACAGTCTCGCCAACGAGGTTCAGACTCGGAGGGTCGGTTCCCTTCATCTCCTAGTGATATTTGCCACTCAGCTGACTTAAGGAGAGCTGCACTCCTGCGGTCTGTGCAGATGAGGACACAGCCTTCCGGAGCATCAACGTTTGAGTTGCCTTTTGGTTCAGGGCAGGAGCCTGTATCTAATATAGAAGCTGAAGAGCGGCCCTGCTCGTATATGAAGTCTTTAGTTGACGAGAGAGATTATCAGATTGAGGAGTGCTCTTCAATGAGTGCCTCAGAATCTGAATTCAATGACGGGAAGTCTTGCAGAGCGttgaatttgaatataaaagatGAACCTGGGGGTTAA
- the LOC136217688 gene encoding probable protein disulfide-isomerase A6 — protein MKYQQIWVAFGTLALLAVSALAEDVVVLTEENFEKEVGQERGALVEFYAPWCGHCKKLAPEYENLGASFKKAKSVLIGKVDCDEHKSVCGKYGVSGYPTLKWFPKGSLEPKKYEGPRTAEALTEFVNAEGGTNVKIAAVSSSVVVLTSDNFDEVVLDGSKDVLVEFYAPWCGHCKSLAPTYEKVATAFKSEEGVVIANLDADKYKDLAEKYGVSGFPTLKFFPKGKKDGEDYEGGRDLEDFVTFINEKSGTSRDAKGQLTSKAGIIESLDALAKEFVEASDDEKKAVFDLIEHEVEKLEGSSTRHGKIYLTAAKKCMEKGSDYAKKEIERLQRMLEKSISPAKADEFTLKKNILSSFA, from the exons aTGAAGTATCAACAGATCTGGGTAGCCTTTGGCACTTTGGCCTTGTTAGCCGTATCAGCTTTAGCAGAAGATGTCGTTGTTCTAACGGAAGAGAACTTTGAGAAGGAGGTCGGTCAAGAAAGAGGCGCTCTTGTCGAGTTTTACGCCCCTTG GTGTGGACATTGTAAAAAGCTCGCTCCGGAATATGAGAATCTTGGAGCTAGCTTCAAGAAGGCAAAGTCCGTTTTGATCGGAAAG GTGGATTGCGATGAGCATAAGAGTGTATGCGGTAAATACGGGGTTTCTGGATATCCAACACTTAAATGGTTTCCTAAAGGATCTTTGGAACCCAAAAA GTATGAAGGACCACGTACTGCAGAAGCTCTTACTGAGTTTGTTAATGCTGAAGGAG GAACTAATGTGAAGATAGCTGCAGTCTCATCCAGTGTAGTGGTGCTGACTTCTGATAATTTTGATGAGGTTGTGTTGGATGGAAGCAAGGATGTTTTGGTTGAGTTTTATGCCCCATG GTGTGGTCACTGCAAAAGCCTTGCTCCT ACTTATGAAAAGGTAGCAACAGCATTCAAATCGGAGGAAGGTGTGGTGATTGCCAATCTTGATGCTGACAAGTACAAGGATCTAGCTGAAAA GTATGGAGTAAGTGGGTTCCCAACTCTCAAATTCTTCCCGAAAGGCAAGAAAGATGGGGAAGACTACGAGGGTGGCAGAGACTTAGAAGACTTCGTAACTTTTATTAATGAAAAGTCTGGAACCAGTCGTGATGCGAAAGGGCAACTAACTTCAAAA gcTGGTATAATTGAATCTTTGGATGCCTTGGCGAAAGAGTTTGTAGAGGCAAGCGATGATGAGAAGAAAGCAGTGTTTGATCTGATAGAACACGAAGTTGAGAAACTTGAGGGTTCTAGTACCAG gCATGGAAAAATATACTTGACAGCTGCTAAGAAATGCATGGAGAAAGGTTCTGATTATGCCAAGAAAGAAATTGAGCGGCTGCAGCGTATGCTTGAGAAG TCGATTAGTCCAGCGAAGGCCGATGAATTTACACTGAAGAAGAATATCCTGTCGTCATTTGCTTGA
- the LOC136217690 gene encoding uncharacterized protein isoform X1, whose product MNEFICPKLINLHFRRAEFEVCEQARGVTPILRQNTPLHLPNDVHNSFFIYSSHTFDQSFSKTFLVHTLNLSKEKSSNFFHFQTKQVKLGSILGDRHKLKEGKVQLNAHPIVLNRSNQVRRVIESDGENGQSGNMSSHGSVGHVHESGGSEHIGASEHAGYPQGYNQFEQMMGIYLAQGQPQPRVQARRDAPVFDKNFERLKKMGATEFEGSTDPDIADKWWAKIEDILENTECRLDSMVKYVSNLFTDEALEWWRSIKRTRIRTEITWDIFKKLFTNKYMPMIYKDRKQTEFLTLMQEDMSVAEYELKFNTLAKYAPANVATEEAKCRRFEHGLHPDVRMGIHAHETSFRLLVESALKAEEIVKDREQLFVTKRARFDTEGQSSRPTKRGGFSVSSRGYSQQFRGGSSSIHRGGTRSRGEFGDVLSSAPSVGSNRFSGGRFNSGYRRGARTTSFPACQTCGRVQRGECWGPSLVCGRCGRSHTGECYGSFKKGTCFECGETGHYRNDCPLLVDRGERVQPQSNI is encoded by the exons atgaatgaattcatatgtcctaaattgattaatttacactttaggagggctgaatttgaggtttgtgagcaagcacgaggtgtcaccccaatattaagacaaaatacacctcttcatttgccaaatgatgtgcacaactcattctttatttaTTCCAGCCACactttcgaccaaagcttcagcaaaaccttccttgttcataccctaaacctctccaaagaaaaatcttccaatttcttccattttcaaaccaaacaagtcaagttaggaagcatactaggtgatagacacaagttgaag gagggcaaggtgcaattgaacgcacacccgatcgtgttgaatagatcgaaccaagtgcgacg ggttattgagtctgatggtgagaatggacaatccggtaatatgtctagtcatggttcagttggtcatgttcatgagtctgggggctcagaacatataggagcttcaGAACATGCAGGTTATCCTCAGGGTTACAACCAGTTTGAACAGatgatgggaatctatttggctcaaggtcagcctcagccacgtgttcaagctcgtcgagatgcgccagtctttgataaaaattttgaaaggcttaaaaagatgggcgcaacagagtttgagggtagtacagatcctgatatagctgataaatggtgggccaagattgaagatATACTTGAGAACACAGAATGTCGACTAGATtcaatggtcaaatatgtttctaatcttttcactgatgaagctttagaatggtggagatctataaaaaggacaagaattagaactgaaataacatgggatattttcaagaagttgttcactaataagtacatgccaatgatatacaaagataggaaacaaacagagtttttgacccttatgcaggaggatatgtctgtggctgaatacgagcttaagtttaacactttagccaaatatgcacctgcaaatgtggctacagaagaagcaaaatgtcgtaggtttgaacatggtctacacccagatgttagaatggggattcatgcacatgaaacgagctttagattgttagtagaatctgcactcaaagctgaggaaattgtgaaagatagagaacaactttttgtaaccaaaagggctagatttgatacagagggccagtctagcaggccaacaaagagaggtggattctcagtttcttctagaggctattctcaacaatttagaggtggtagtagtagtatccatcgtggtgggactagatcacggggcgaatttggagatgttttgagtagtgctccatctgTTGGTAGTAACAGATTTTCAGGTGGTCGGTTTAATAGTGGGTATAGAAGAGGAGCGAGGacaacatcttttccagcttgtcagacatgtggacgggtacagagaggtgagtgttggggaccttccctggtttgtggcagatgtggccgatctcacacaggagagtgttatggttcatttaagaagggtacatgttttgagtgtggagaaacaggccattatcgtaatgattgtcccttattagttgatagaggagagagagttcaacctcagtctaatatatga
- the LOC136217690 gene encoding uncharacterized protein isoform X2, producing the protein MENGQQIFFHKLGMKSNFSWGSADLLLTYEIEGKVQLNAHPIVLNRSNQVRRVIESDGENGQSGNMSSHGSVGHVHESGGSEHIGASEHAGYPQGYNQFEQMMGIYLAQGQPQPRVQARRDAPVFDKNFERLKKMGATEFEGSTDPDIADKWWAKIEDILENTECRLDSMVKYVSNLFTDEALEWWRSIKRTRIRTEITWDIFKKLFTNKYMPMIYKDRKQTEFLTLMQEDMSVAEYELKFNTLAKYAPANVATEEAKCRRFEHGLHPDVRMGIHAHETSFRLLVESALKAEEIVKDREQLFVTKRARFDTEGQSSRPTKRGGFSVSSRGYSQQFRGGSSSIHRGGTRSRGEFGDVLSSAPSVGSNRFSGGRFNSGYRRGARTTSFPACQTCGRVQRGECWGPSLVCGRCGRSHTGECYGSFKKGTCFECGETGHYRNDCPLLVDRGERVQPQSNI; encoded by the exons ATGGAAAATGGACAGCAGATATTCTTCCATAAACTAGGGATGAAGTCCAATTTTTCTTGGGGAAGTGCAGATCTActcctaacgtatgaaatt gagggcaaggtgcaattgaacgcacacccgatcgtgttgaatagatcgaaccaagtgcgacg ggttattgagtctgatggtgagaatggacaatccggtaatatgtctagtcatggttcagttggtcatgttcatgagtctgggggctcagaacatataggagcttcaGAACATGCAGGTTATCCTCAGGGTTACAACCAGTTTGAACAGatgatgggaatctatttggctcaaggtcagcctcagccacgtgttcaagctcgtcgagatgcgccagtctttgataaaaattttgaaaggcttaaaaagatgggcgcaacagagtttgagggtagtacagatcctgatatagctgataaatggtgggccaagattgaagatATACTTGAGAACACAGAATGTCGACTAGATtcaatggtcaaatatgtttctaatcttttcactgatgaagctttagaatggtggagatctataaaaaggacaagaattagaactgaaataacatgggatattttcaagaagttgttcactaataagtacatgccaatgatatacaaagataggaaacaaacagagtttttgacccttatgcaggaggatatgtctgtggctgaatacgagcttaagtttaacactttagccaaatatgcacctgcaaatgtggctacagaagaagcaaaatgtcgtaggtttgaacatggtctacacccagatgttagaatggggattcatgcacatgaaacgagctttagattgttagtagaatctgcactcaaagctgaggaaattgtgaaagatagagaacaactttttgtaaccaaaagggctagatttgatacagagggccagtctagcaggccaacaaagagaggtggattctcagtttcttctagaggctattctcaacaatttagaggtggtagtagtagtatccatcgtggtgggactagatcacggggcgaatttggagatgttttgagtagtgctccatctgTTGGTAGTAACAGATTTTCAGGTGGTCGGTTTAATAGTGGGTATAGAAGAGGAGCGAGGacaacatcttttccagcttgtcagacatgtggacgggtacagagaggtgagtgttggggaccttccctggtttgtggcagatgtggccgatctcacacaggagagtgttatggttcatttaagaagggtacatgttttgagtgtggagaaacaggccattatcgtaatgattgtcccttattagttgatagaggagagagagttcaacctcagtctaatatatga
- the LOC136217690 gene encoding uncharacterized protein isoform X3: MSSHGSVGHVHESGGSEHIGASEHAGYPQGYNQFEQMMGIYLAQGQPQPRVQARRDAPVFDKNFERLKKMGATEFEGSTDPDIADKWWAKIEDILENTECRLDSMVKYVSNLFTDEALEWWRSIKRTRIRTEITWDIFKKLFTNKYMPMIYKDRKQTEFLTLMQEDMSVAEYELKFNTLAKYAPANVATEEAKCRRFEHGLHPDVRMGIHAHETSFRLLVESALKAEEIVKDREQLFVTKRARFDTEGQSSRPTKRGGFSVSSRGYSQQFRGGSSSIHRGGTRSRGEFGDVLSSAPSVGSNRFSGGRFNSGYRRGARTTSFPACQTCGRVQRGECWGPSLVCGRCGRSHTGECYGSFKKGTCFECGETGHYRNDCPLLVDRGERVQPQSNI, encoded by the coding sequence atgtctagtcatggttcagttggtcatgttcatgagtctgggggctcagaacatataggagcttcaGAACATGCAGGTTATCCTCAGGGTTACAACCAGTTTGAACAGatgatgggaatctatttggctcaaggtcagcctcagccacgtgttcaagctcgtcgagatgcgccagtctttgataaaaattttgaaaggcttaaaaagatgggcgcaacagagtttgagggtagtacagatcctgatatagctgataaatggtgggccaagattgaagatATACTTGAGAACACAGAATGTCGACTAGATtcaatggtcaaatatgtttctaatcttttcactgatgaagctttagaatggtggagatctataaaaaggacaagaattagaactgaaataacatgggatattttcaagaagttgttcactaataagtacatgccaatgatatacaaagataggaaacaaacagagtttttgacccttatgcaggaggatatgtctgtggctgaatacgagcttaagtttaacactttagccaaatatgcacctgcaaatgtggctacagaagaagcaaaatgtcgtaggtttgaacatggtctacacccagatgttagaatggggattcatgcacatgaaacgagctttagattgttagtagaatctgcactcaaagctgaggaaattgtgaaagatagagaacaactttttgtaaccaaaagggctagatttgatacagagggccagtctagcaggccaacaaagagaggtggattctcagtttcttctagaggctattctcaacaatttagaggtggtagtagtagtatccatcgtggtgggactagatcacggggcgaatttggagatgttttgagtagtgctccatctgTTGGTAGTAACAGATTTTCAGGTGGTCGGTTTAATAGTGGGTATAGAAGAGGAGCGAGGacaacatcttttccagcttgtcagacatgtggacgggtacagagaggtgagtgttggggaccttccctggtttgtggcagatgtggccgatctcacacaggagagtgttatggttcatttaagaagggtacatgttttgagtgtggagaaacaggccattatcgtaatgattgtcccttattagttgatagaggagagagagttcaacctcagtctaatatatga